One genomic region from Anguilla rostrata isolate EN2019 chromosome 2, ASM1855537v3, whole genome shotgun sequence encodes:
- the LOC135249523 gene encoding galactose-binding lectin l-1-like encodes MVLPMQLRNLTFRSGMELCVKGVIQSSVIRFAINVGHSSDLIALHFNPRFNYAGDVRTIVLNTKKDETWQEEQRSKEFPFEAGKDFEVTILFNSDTFDIYLSNGSMVQFPNRLGSMAYKYISFGGEARVRDISVRPSDKPTKR; translated from the exons ATGGTT cTACCAATGCAGTTGAGAAACCTGACCTTTAGGTCAGGAATGGAACTGTGTGTCAAAGGTGTTATCCAATCCTCTGTGATTCG TTTCGCGATCAATGTGGGCCACTCCAGTGACCTCATCGCACTGCACTTCAACCCACGCTTCAACTATGCTGGGGACGTCCGCACCATCGTCCTGAACACCAAAAAAGATGAAACCTGGCAAGAAGAGCAGAGAAGCAAAGAATTCCCCTTTGAGGCAGGGAAGGACTTTGAG GTGACCATTCTCTTCAACTCTGACACTTTTGACATTTATCTGTCAAATGGCAGCATGGTGCAGTTCCCCAACCGTCTGGGTAGCATggcatacaaatacatttcGTTTGGGGGAGAAGCCAGAGTCCGAGACATAAGTGTGAGACCATCTGACAAACCAACCAAGAGATAG